The Bacillota bacterium genome has a window encoding:
- a CDS encoding adenylyltransferase/cytidyltransferase family protein yields the protein MGVVSTSELREIVAQLREKGERIVFTNGRFDLVHVGHVRYLQRAKSFGTVLIVGINSDAAVRKISDPGRPINPAEYRMEVIAALKPVDYVVEFDEPTANSLLELIRPDVYVKGGDYRSKPLPEAETARRVGARLELVDLEAGQSTTGIIERIVSRYGR from the coding sequence GTGGGAGTAGTCAGCACATCTGAGCTGCGGGAAATTGTGGCGCAGCTGCGAGAAAAGGGAGAACGCATCGTCTTTACCAACGGCCGGTTCGATTTGGTTCACGTCGGTCATGTCCGTTATCTACAGCGGGCCAAAAGCTTTGGCACTGTATTAATAGTGGGAATTAACTCCGATGCCGCGGTCAGGAAAATCTCGGATCCGGGGCGTCCCATCAATCCGGCGGAGTATCGGATGGAAGTGATTGCTGCCCTTAAGCCGGTGGATTATGTGGTGGAGTTTGATGAACCAACGGCTAACTCACTGCTGGAGTTAATCCGCCCCGACGTCTATGTCAAGGGTGGGGACTATCGCAGCAAGCCTCTACCAGAAGCGGAAACGGCTCGCCGGGTGGGGGCTAGGCTGGAGCTGGTGGATCTAGAGGCAGGACAGTCAACCACCGGGATCATCGAGCGCATTGTCAGTAGGTATGGCCGGTAG